One segment of Methanoculleus taiwanensis DNA contains the following:
- a CDS encoding RimK/LysX family protein, producing the protein MDTSELQKQLSFLKAERDLPERFGIPTDAFLPLFFSLRFGGDWSYAAEEIQTISIAKKTSIYDDETRVGYTREEIFLLVNPQIIESEGTVHRLEKCGDEQIRMLVARPFQVKVQAEQIIIMTVNPLRREIVTERLPETKMTFSGSTAYDLAHEMEHLSEGKVSGESLWEFRIR; encoded by the coding sequence ATGGATACCAGTGAGCTCCAGAAGCAGCTCTCCTTTCTGAAGGCGGAGAGGGACCTTCCGGAACGGTTCGGCATTCCGACGGATGCATTTCTTCCCCTTTTCTTCTCGCTCCGGTTCGGAGGAGACTGGAGTTATGCTGCAGAAGAGATCCAAACGATCTCGATAGCGAAGAAGACGTCCATATACGACGACGAGACGAGGGTTGGGTATACACGCGAGGAGATCTTCCTCCTCGTCAACCCGCAGATCATCGAGAGCGAGGGGACAGTTCACCGGCTCGAGAAGTGTGGTGATGAACAGATTCGGATGCTGGTTGCGCGACCGTTTCAGGTGAAGGTGCAGGCCGAGCAGATCATCATAATGACCGTCAACCCCCTCCGGCGCGAGATCGTCACGGAGAGACTCCCGGAGACGAAGATGACCTTTTCAGGATCGACGGCATACGATCTCGCCCACGAGATGGAGCATCTCAGCGAGGGAAAGGTCTCGGGAGAGAGTCTCTGGGAGTTTCGGATCCGATAA
- a CDS encoding metallophosphoesterase, giving the protein MLIGLISDTHDNLEMVDLAVGRLNDEGVDLVLHAGDYVSPFVIPRLGRLNAPLIGVLGNNDGDHALLKVRFAEADDLELRGRFAAVTAGGITLGLLHGEEIELLSALTERQAFDVVVHGHTHRAGMQMSGETLVINPGEVCGYLFGEPSIALLETGTRSATIVNLR; this is encoded by the coding sequence ATGCTCATCGGCCTGATCTCTGATACGCATGACAATCTGGAAATGGTCGACCTGGCCGTCGGGAGGCTGAATGATGAGGGTGTCGACCTTGTCCTGCATGCCGGCGACTACGTCTCTCCGTTCGTCATTCCCCGCCTCGGAAGACTGAACGCTCCGCTTATCGGCGTACTCGGGAATAATGACGGAGATCACGCACTGCTGAAGGTCCGGTTCGCCGAGGCGGACGATCTCGAACTGCGGGGTCGGTTTGCCGCCGTTACGGCAGGCGGGATTACGCTAGGTCTGCTGCATGGCGAAGAGATCGAACTCCTCTCAGCACTTACCGAACGGCAGGCCTTCGATGTCGTCGTCCACGGCCATACTCACCGGGCAGGGATGCAGATGAGCGGGGAGACTCTCGTCATCAACCCGGGCGAGGTCTGCGGCTACCTCTTCGGGGAACCTTCGATCGCACTGCTGGAGACGGGTACCCGAAGCGCAACGATCGTGAACCTCCGGTGA
- a CDS encoding protease inhibitor I42 family protein, with translation MTLIGAIEADRNLTEFARALDATNLTATLQIGGPYTVFAPEDSAFAALGNETAGELMNDTERLRTTLESHVVRGDLTAEQLKEMVQDRNMTGREAGITLQTLSGENLTIDLDETNNRLTVSGAMILTPDINTSNGTIHTIDQVLMPADESKVQDYIVTGADNNETVVIPLTSAITVRLPENPSTPYFWNVTVTRGMELVGETFIPESGNESAAAPGIREWHLVPNDTGTHQFTALLQEPGENTTETVERFQITMQVVENRTDVFTGADNGGTVTLSPGTYATVRLDENPSTGYVWNVSTTDGLTIVGDLFTENETGLVGAGGTHEWFFRTADGGRETFSAVYKRPWENATSTDDRFILAVNVSDTATGI, from the coding sequence ATGACCCTGATCGGCGCCATCGAGGCGGACCGGAATCTGACCGAGTTCGCCCGGGCGCTCGACGCGACCAACCTGACCGCGACACTTCAAATCGGCGGCCCCTATACCGTCTTTGCACCGGAAGATTCCGCCTTCGCAGCCCTGGGCAACGAAACCGCGGGAGAACTTATGAACGACACCGAGCGACTCAGAACAACTCTCGAGTCTCACGTTGTCAGGGGAGACCTCACAGCAGAGCAGCTCAAAGAGATGGTGCAGGATAGGAACATGACCGGCAGGGAAGCCGGGATCACGCTGCAGACGCTCTCCGGAGAGAATCTGACAATCGATCTCGACGAGACGAACAACCGGTTGACGGTGAGCGGCGCGATGATTCTCACGCCCGATATCAATACAAGCAACGGCACCATCCACACCATCGATCAGGTGCTGATGCCTGCAGACGAATCGAAGGTGCAGGACTATATCGTCACCGGGGCGGACAACAACGAGACGGTGGTCATCCCGCTCACGAGCGCCATCACCGTCCGGCTCCCGGAAAACCCGTCGACCCCATATTTCTGGAACGTAACGGTCACACGGGGCATGGAGCTTGTCGGTGAGACGTTCATACCCGAATCCGGGAACGAAAGCGCCGCGGCTCCCGGTATCCGGGAGTGGCACCTTGTGCCGAACGATACGGGCACCCACCAGTTCACGGCGCTCCTCCAGGAACCCGGGGAGAATACCACCGAAACCGTGGAACGGTTCCAGATCACCATGCAGGTCGTCGAGAACCGGACCGACGTCTTCACCGGGGCGGATAACGGAGGCACGGTGACCCTTTCGCCCGGCACCTATGCCACCGTCAGACTGGATGAAAATCCGTCGACGGGGTACGTATGGAATGTCTCGACGACCGACGGGCTTACCATCGTCGGCGATCTCTTCACCGAAAACGAGACAGGTCTCGTCGGGGCGGGCGGAACCCATGAATGGTTCTTCAGAACAGCGGACGGGGGAAGAGAAACCTTCTCGGCCGTGTATAAACGCCCATGGGAGAACGCCACAAGCACCGATGACAGATTCATCCTCGCCGTAAACGTCTCGGACACCGCAACCGGGATCTAA